From one Peredibacter starrii genomic stretch:
- a CDS encoding ExbD/TolR family protein: protein MLRVPTSRKRKKPDEKLNLVPIMDSVFIFIFFLLMSASFLKIYEIGSPIPIVSDQEQPKKEDKEPLALTMKVTANDITLSTGIPSKEMKKFTRQADGQFNYDDIHTTLIDLKKQHVDEDSIIFEPTDELPYEEIVKIMDAVRMLNKTDEAIFKPNKEGVDEKIKNLFDRIIFSNLTT, encoded by the coding sequence ATGCTAAGAGTACCTACCAGCCGTAAACGTAAAAAGCCGGATGAGAAGCTGAACCTGGTTCCTATTATGGACTCGGTCTTCATCTTCATTTTCTTTCTTTTGATGTCGGCGAGCTTTTTAAAGATTTATGAAATCGGATCTCCGATTCCAATTGTTTCTGATCAAGAACAGCCCAAGAAAGAAGACAAAGAGCCACTAGCATTGACGATGAAAGTTACTGCTAATGACATTACTCTCTCTACCGGAATTCCTTCTAAGGAAATGAAGAAGTTCACTCGTCAGGCAGATGGTCAGTTCAATTATGATGATATTCACACAACGTTAATTGACTTGAAAAAACAACACGTGGATGAAGATTCAATCATCTTTGAGCCGACAGATGAACTTCCTTACGAAGAGATCGTCAAAATCATGGATGCGGTCAGAATGCTAAACAAAACCGATGAGGCCATCTTTAAACCAAATAAAGAAGGCGTGGACGAGAAGATCAAAAATCTTTTCGACCGTATCATCTTCAGTAATCTAACGACTTAA
- a CDS encoding outer membrane beta-barrel domain-containing protein, with translation MKNIVLILVTLIMSTVVYANEKSLYNFSWLDNDKEIYVLQNRKFRKVGNVYVGATAAYNLSQDFLDAYGGTIRGGYFFTEDWGVELIYGKNTNSENDTAKGVKEQGTVPFYRQIDSFMGAMLMWSPFYSKINTFNRIFYFDWMFGFGVGTITTKDNRNKFDTAAANTNALTDESQTGALWNTGFRFYINEHWSLRLDLTGQTYKADKTKKAGTGPTSTTSKLYNNYDLGLGLNYAF, from the coding sequence ATGAAAAACATCGTTTTGATCCTGGTGACACTCATCATGAGTACTGTCGTGTATGCTAATGAAAAATCTCTTTATAACTTTTCATGGCTCGATAACGACAAAGAAATCTATGTTCTCCAGAATAGAAAATTTAGAAAAGTCGGTAACGTTTATGTCGGTGCAACTGCTGCTTACAACCTAAGCCAAGATTTCCTTGATGCCTATGGTGGCACCATTCGTGGGGGATATTTCTTCACTGAGGACTGGGGTGTTGAGCTTATCTACGGTAAGAACACAAATTCTGAAAACGATACAGCGAAAGGTGTAAAAGAGCAGGGGACTGTTCCTTTTTACCGTCAAATCGATTCATTCATGGGTGCGATGTTGATGTGGTCTCCTTTCTACTCGAAGATCAATACTTTCAATCGCATTTTCTACTTCGACTGGATGTTTGGTTTTGGTGTGGGAACAATCACGACTAAAGATAACAGAAACAAATTTGATACTGCAGCGGCAAACACAAATGCTCTAACCGATGAAAGCCAAACTGGTGCTTTATGGAACACTGGCTTCCGCTTTTATATTAATGAGCACTGGAGTCTTCGTTTGGACCTAACAGGTCAAACTTATAAAGCAGATAAGACTAAGAAGGCAGGAACAGGACCAACTTCAACGACGTCTAAGCTTTATAACAATTACGATTTGGGTCTTGGTCTAAACTACGCATTTTAA
- a CDS encoding tetratricopeptide repeat protein produces MLKYLLLSVLIANSVWGAKLTLDERRKKILSIVDEELSEVSRLAKQQDFKSPDTLLRLSELNLEKARLWREAENEQYLNIPVEERRNLSKKEYFNNSNKYFDAANDAGLVVVKRFPKYKGIGEVYYILAYNYKELGNNDLAQKYFKLASKDAPKDSKVGLKSKLALADYYYNANKFKEAIPLYEASINKMDEKWWTKDAFNLAWSYYRVKNYDRAINLMKEVHKKSGGKYIDMRNMVERDIGIFYIDAGRMNDAINFYEGLGINYTEQFVKIANSIVTQGRFAQAETLLKQAAKNEKNRDKRVEILIAQLNLFDKFNKVSEHLEVCKELVALHLKQPLNTDDFNKLVFHVNKKAAELQKATASDIYKNVPKVQKQKSQEAIAYFELSAQLSPGQKAEKIFFQGETAYAARNYSKAIGLYITSFDAARANNDKKIMNQSLEGMLSSLGQKNLSPKVAEKNYVPVYTRYLSFDSKSERANSIYVKLFNAQFDGKDLAGAEKTMADFAKNFPKDYKTQEGMLAKVMEEHRKNKNYSAVKGYVGRINDGEFKISKKYADALRSLMTKIQIEGVQQSLEKGDKAVALKGYHQIYESDESTPKAKVNAAYNLSALYYEMGNSNQSYEWSVIAIRDMDVADVNKFADSFLSIASGLFLRQEFNRSADLSFRMVAKLCKENSSNKVVAYKNAAFIALANNDINKALEVRDFGKQCSISDAAIAEVSFEILKDLAKARRWEAYEKLIAELETNSKNFPQLIKPLEDLRREYLGIGNNEEARQAAEKQNRFYQLAKSQKLDIPVEALDLMAEKMLASVQDKKQRLDQIQLRFPEAEFNSAVKSKLQLLDQMTSDVNNIQKIGSGKGIVEAYKYVIDAYESFGTELKNFTPEGKAPEYVASFKKAMAEVHGPILANARKQRSEVKKLISDNKILSFSNYAVLYSELESNKRFLTEKEAVLMERGGRQ; encoded by the coding sequence ATGTTAAAGTATCTATTACTATCTGTACTAATTGCGAACTCGGTTTGGGGTGCGAAGCTTACCCTGGATGAGCGCCGTAAAAAGATTCTTTCGATTGTAGATGAGGAGCTTTCAGAAGTATCTCGTCTGGCAAAGCAGCAGGACTTTAAGTCTCCAGATACACTTCTTCGTTTGTCTGAATTAAATCTGGAGAAGGCCCGTCTTTGGAGAGAGGCCGAGAACGAACAGTATTTAAATATTCCGGTCGAAGAAAGAAGAAATCTTAGTAAGAAAGAGTATTTCAATAACTCCAATAAGTATTTTGATGCTGCTAACGATGCTGGTCTAGTTGTCGTGAAGCGATTCCCTAAGTATAAGGGGATTGGAGAAGTTTATTACATCCTGGCGTACAACTATAAAGAACTTGGAAATAACGACCTTGCTCAAAAGTACTTTAAACTCGCCTCAAAGGATGCTCCTAAAGATTCTAAAGTTGGATTGAAATCCAAGCTTGCTCTGGCCGATTATTATTACAATGCAAATAAATTTAAAGAGGCGATTCCTCTCTATGAAGCATCAATTAATAAGATGGATGAGAAGTGGTGGACCAAAGACGCATTCAATCTTGCCTGGTCTTACTATCGTGTAAAAAACTACGATCGCGCTATCAATCTGATGAAAGAAGTTCATAAGAAGAGTGGCGGAAAATACATTGATATGCGCAATATGGTTGAGCGTGATATCGGTATTTTCTACATTGATGCTGGTCGCATGAATGATGCCATTAACTTCTATGAAGGTCTTGGCATTAACTACACTGAACAATTTGTAAAAATCGCCAACTCAATTGTGACCCAAGGCCGTTTTGCTCAAGCTGAAACTCTGCTTAAACAAGCAGCTAAGAATGAGAAAAACCGTGATAAGCGAGTTGAGATTCTAATCGCTCAATTAAATCTCTTTGATAAATTCAATAAGGTCTCAGAACACCTGGAAGTTTGTAAAGAGTTGGTGGCCCTTCACCTGAAGCAACCTCTTAATACGGATGACTTCAATAAATTAGTTTTCCATGTGAATAAGAAGGCGGCCGAGCTTCAGAAAGCAACTGCCTCTGATATTTATAAGAATGTACCGAAGGTTCAGAAGCAGAAGTCTCAAGAGGCGATTGCATACTTTGAACTGTCGGCACAGCTTTCTCCCGGTCAGAAAGCGGAGAAGATTTTCTTCCAAGGTGAGACTGCTTATGCCGCAAGAAATTACAGCAAGGCCATTGGTCTTTATATCACTTCCTTTGATGCTGCTCGTGCCAATAATGACAAGAAGATCATGAACCAAAGTTTGGAAGGTATGCTTTCCTCTCTTGGGCAAAAGAATCTAAGTCCAAAAGTTGCGGAAAAAAATTATGTGCCGGTTTATACCCGTTATTTAAGTTTTGATTCCAAAAGCGAACGCGCAAATTCAATTTACGTGAAACTTTTCAATGCCCAGTTCGATGGCAAAGATCTGGCCGGGGCCGAGAAAACCATGGCGGATTTCGCGAAGAACTTTCCGAAAGATTATAAGACTCAGGAAGGGATGCTTGCGAAGGTCATGGAAGAACACCGAAAGAATAAAAACTACTCAGCAGTTAAAGGCTACGTAGGAAGAATTAATGACGGTGAATTCAAAATTTCTAAGAAGTATGCAGATGCCCTTAGAAGTTTAATGACAAAGATTCAAATTGAAGGTGTCCAGCAATCTCTTGAAAAAGGGGACAAAGCCGTGGCGCTCAAAGGTTATCACCAGATTTATGAATCAGATGAGAGTACACCGAAGGCGAAGGTCAATGCGGCCTACAACCTTTCGGCCCTTTATTATGAAATGGGGAACTCTAATCAAAGTTACGAATGGTCCGTTATTGCAATTAGAGATATGGACGTAGCAGATGTAAATAAATTTGCTGATTCATTCCTAAGTATCGCTTCTGGCCTGTTTCTTCGTCAGGAATTTAATCGTTCGGCCGATCTTTCATTCAGAATGGTGGCAAAACTTTGTAAGGAGAATTCTTCAAACAAGGTTGTTGCTTATAAAAATGCTGCCTTTATTGCCCTGGCCAATAATGACATCAATAAGGCCCTTGAAGTTCGTGACTTTGGAAAGCAGTGTTCAATTTCTGATGCCGCGATTGCCGAAGTCTCATTTGAAATTCTAAAAGATCTGGCGAAGGCACGTCGCTGGGAGGCCTATGAGAAGTTGATCGCGGAGCTAGAGACAAATTCTAAAAACTTCCCTCAACTAATTAAGCCCCTTGAAGATCTTCGTAGAGAATATTTGGGTATTGGAAATAATGAAGAGGCGAGACAAGCTGCCGAAAAGCAAAACCGTTTCTACCAGTTGGCCAAGTCTCAAAAGCTGGACATCCCGGTTGAGGCCCTGGACCTTATGGCCGAGAAAATGCTCGCAAGTGTTCAGGATAAAAAACAACGACTTGATCAGATTCAACTTCGTTTTCCAGAAGCTGAATTTAATAGCGCCGTTAAATCTAAGCTTCAGCTCCTTGATCAGATGACTTCTGATGTTAATAACATCCAAAAAATCGGATCAGGTAAGGGAATCGTCGAGGCCTATAAATACGTCATTGATGCCTATGAATCTTTTGGTACTGAGCTTAAAAACTTCACTCCGGAAGGCAAGGCCCCAGAGTATGTAGCAAGTTTTAAGAAGGCCATGGCCGAAGTTCACGGTCCAATTCTTGCCAATGCCAGAAAGCAGCGTTCTGAAGTGAAGAAACTTATCTCTGATAATAAAATCCTGAGCTTCTCAAACTACGCTGTTCTTTATTCTGAACTTGAAAGTAACAAGCGCTTTCTTACTGAGAAAGAAGCAGTCCTCATGGAAAGAGGAGGTCGCCAATGA
- a CDS encoding ExbD/TolR family protein, translated as MARRASRFGRGRKKATVFDIDITSLLDILTILLVFLLQSYNSSGVVINVPKEIELPRSSSETLNNFGVNVQVSKTQIWVDDTEVVNTEIPDDQLFDEGGRRIVPLYNELVKIKETIKQSEKLSPQAKKFSGIANLVVDKSLKYSYLKRVMYTCAAAGFKEFKFVVLTQGN; from the coding sequence ATGGCACGTAGAGCTTCACGATTTGGCAGAGGAAGAAAGAAAGCGACGGTATTTGATATCGATATCACTTCCCTTCTCGATATTCTTACCATCCTTCTGGTTTTCCTTCTTCAAAGTTATAACTCTTCGGGAGTGGTCATTAACGTTCCGAAAGAAATTGAACTCCCTCGTTCTTCATCTGAGACCTTAAATAACTTCGGTGTGAATGTGCAGGTATCAAAAACTCAGATTTGGGTGGACGATACAGAAGTAGTGAACACAGAAATTCCAGACGATCAGTTATTTGATGAAGGCGGACGAAGAATTGTTCCTCTGTATAATGAGTTAGTCAAAATCAAAGAAACGATTAAGCAATCTGAGAAACTCTCGCCACAGGCCAAGAAGTTCTCAGGGATTGCCAACCTGGTCGTTGATAAGTCACTTAAATACTCTTACCTGAAACGAGTTATGTACACCTGTGCTGCTGCCGGTTTTAAAGAGTTTAAATTTGTGGTTTTAACTCAAGGTAATTAA
- a CDS encoding tetratricopeptide repeat protein, with the protein MKLILLPLLLIAACSTTKEKAPTSAPANVSNEAFKKEKPLSNSEISDYYQGNAKSLNPALLDETLDRMTPEELAKLNVAADPLMDISVRCGQRDFEGAFAIAGKNFNKYQKVAQYWNLVANCHLNQGSHRKALLFYNKALEVTPNYVPALNNIGVLYSRQGLDQKALVAFERANKQSKFSKTPRYNLAKLYLTYGLAEQAQPLFLSLLNGSPKDVDILNAVGSTYFLMSDYNRALSYYQQIPRSEWDRAEIGLNVAYTYKKVGKAAEAQKIFSGIKDPSSANLRRYYSAIESQLGE; encoded by the coding sequence ATGAAATTAATTCTTCTGCCACTTTTACTTATTGCGGCCTGTTCGACTACGAAAGAAAAAGCACCGACGAGTGCTCCGGCCAACGTAAGTAATGAGGCCTTTAAAAAAGAGAAACCACTCTCGAATTCGGAAATCTCGGATTATTACCAAGGCAACGCAAAGTCCCTTAATCCGGCCCTATTAGATGAGACTTTGGATCGCATGACTCCGGAAGAGCTTGCAAAGCTAAATGTTGCAGCAGATCCATTAATGGATATTTCTGTTCGTTGTGGTCAGCGAGATTTCGAAGGAGCTTTTGCCATTGCTGGTAAGAACTTCAATAAGTATCAAAAAGTGGCGCAGTATTGGAACCTTGTGGCCAACTGTCACTTGAATCAGGGCTCACATCGTAAAGCACTTCTTTTTTATAACAAAGCTCTGGAAGTAACTCCAAACTACGTTCCGGCCCTAAATAACATCGGCGTTCTTTACTCTCGTCAGGGTCTGGATCAAAAGGCGTTGGTTGCCTTTGAACGCGCCAATAAGCAGTCAAAATTTTCAAAGACTCCAAGATACAACTTGGCGAAGCTTTATCTTACTTATGGTCTAGCAGAGCAAGCGCAGCCTCTTTTTTTAAGTCTTTTGAATGGATCGCCAAAAGACGTGGATATTCTGAACGCAGTTGGATCAACTTACTTTTTAATGTCTGATTACAACCGCGCTCTCAGTTACTATCAGCAGATTCCGCGTTCTGAATGGGACCGCGCTGAAATTGGATTGAACGTTGCTTACACTTATAAAAAAGTCGGTAAAGCGGCCGAGGCCCAGAAAATATTTTCTGGCATTAAGGATCCTTCGAGCGCCAATCTTCGCCGCTACTATTCGGCGATTGAATCACAATTAGGAGAATAG
- a CDS encoding UvrD-helicase domain-containing protein, which yields MSRSPNAEQLLAIEHEGGVLLRAGAGSGKTFVLVEHIVYLTRKWMGDYKSKPTVSFEEFLRQKFSQVVMMTFTKKAAGEMSIRLTEKFEEISSSTETDKELWQIANEILPMLLVTTIDGFCKKLITLGYFPHLSTESDIIFSPERTDQVRELVEAWFEQHSQNVSSDLLDIVVREKRALLSAFTNVFSDPGLRLAWKKFKLEEIHPKNLDKMIESSYKLNDLPSALAAIHAMDLPEEKERGAFEKIVATFQSSGLPEITSVEKFKIYVNLFAAVSRLDNRKKLPGSEAAKDGLAAVRDWLKVWTNVITDYEMHFDSKVLPWMNLCQELFNYIEVRLDPNLGMTFGDIEYLVSLGLENSEDRTRIQKAFSYFIVDEFQDTSDIQFSIIQNLIGGDYSKLFCVGDAKQAIYGFRGGELSVFQDCAKLVPQVRTLANNYRSLPEVINFNNSLFRTILPLGQNFEGHDPFTVNPEDQNVPSEVVPKEKGIIEIQSAELIRDLEKEDKFKNEHINRLEALMIADAIKKERETTNNVCTVLYSKLTPSGELIRALMERKIGFTAQFKIDLLDDPILGMFVCLLRRQFDSNPETKNKYPLFLFKSYFNVLGITENVTERDLEDFDRNVTYWGMIEAFRKFIHKLHLTNENSDINLETIQTISDLYLQDPESMMKQLESGDNDRLSLELRSGENSSMVQIMTAHASKGLEFDSVYLAGIYTNGRGMNEGSLFGDLPGSFNWYLDIVSREKQKSPLYVFENELAKYKNFSESKRLFYVACTRAKKKLVWVDFEMHEEAFSIPKNSWILGLRNWTHQGMTKEAVTEIKREDFNAQDLLNSQSLPQLPLFFHDPVGIFPKGEGDSELLIAAELSVTRLNSLLDCPRKFYLSNILKVTEPEETSKVFIEEEGDELATVVRSSSERGTYIHAQIAEGIVRNFVVPRQSFGTDMQGPIQWALDLLKEKKDEYELIPEKQIKFKFFNFMISGIPDLVLMPKGKQKAQIWDFKTGRITPENLGHYWLQLSTYAYALYELGQIDHSSEIELILCFVDQKQTLTEVVTLEKCRKDLYPIWRSQNEPWKVNLDHCSQCSYGSICPR from the coding sequence ATGTCTAGATCTCCTAATGCTGAACAGCTTCTCGCAATTGAACATGAGGGTGGAGTACTTCTACGCGCAGGTGCCGGTTCAGGTAAGACTTTCGTACTGGTTGAACATATTGTTTATCTGACTCGAAAGTGGATGGGCGATTATAAATCTAAACCTACAGTGAGTTTTGAAGAATTTCTTCGTCAGAAGTTCTCTCAAGTAGTCATGATGACCTTCACTAAGAAGGCCGCTGGTGAAATGAGTATTCGTCTCACCGAAAAATTTGAGGAGATTTCTTCTAGTACTGAAACGGATAAAGAGCTGTGGCAGATTGCCAATGAAATCCTTCCGATGCTCCTCGTGACGACCATTGATGGTTTTTGCAAAAAACTCATCACTCTGGGATATTTTCCACACCTTTCTACCGAATCAGACATTATTTTCTCTCCTGAACGAACGGACCAGGTGAGAGAACTAGTTGAAGCTTGGTTTGAGCAACATTCTCAAAACGTTTCAAGTGATCTTCTGGATATCGTTGTTCGTGAGAAGCGCGCCCTCCTTTCGGCCTTTACAAATGTCTTTAGCGATCCGGGACTGCGCCTCGCCTGGAAAAAATTTAAATTAGAAGAAATCCATCCAAAGAATCTCGATAAAATGATCGAGTCTTCATATAAATTAAATGATCTACCTTCAGCTCTTGCCGCCATCCATGCCATGGATTTACCAGAGGAGAAGGAGAGAGGTGCTTTCGAGAAAATCGTGGCGACTTTTCAGTCATCTGGTCTTCCCGAAATCACTTCTGTGGAAAAGTTCAAAATTTACGTGAATCTTTTCGCAGCAGTTTCGAGACTTGATAATCGCAAAAAACTTCCGGGTTCAGAGGCCGCGAAAGACGGACTGGCCGCAGTTCGTGACTGGCTAAAAGTCTGGACCAATGTGATTACTGACTATGAAATGCATTTTGATTCTAAGGTTCTGCCTTGGATGAATCTTTGTCAGGAGCTTTTCAATTACATTGAGGTTCGCCTAGACCCGAATCTTGGAATGACTTTTGGTGATATTGAGTATCTCGTGTCACTGGGACTAGAAAACTCAGAAGACCGCACTCGAATTCAAAAAGCATTTAGCTATTTTATCGTTGATGAATTCCAGGATACGTCTGATATTCAGTTTAGCATTATTCAGAATCTGATTGGTGGAGATTACTCCAAACTCTTTTGCGTAGGTGATGCTAAGCAAGCGATCTACGGATTTCGTGGTGGGGAACTATCAGTGTTCCAAGATTGCGCAAAGCTTGTCCCCCAAGTTCGTACTCTTGCGAACAACTACCGTTCTCTTCCTGAAGTGATCAATTTCAATAATAGTTTATTCAGAACGATTCTCCCGCTTGGTCAAAATTTTGAGGGACATGATCCGTTTACCGTTAATCCGGAAGATCAGAATGTTCCGTCCGAAGTGGTCCCTAAAGAGAAAGGCATCATAGAAATTCAATCTGCTGAGCTTATCCGTGATTTAGAAAAAGAAGATAAATTTAAAAACGAGCACATCAATCGTCTTGAGGCCCTAATGATCGCGGATGCGATCAAGAAGGAACGCGAAACGACTAATAATGTATGTACGGTGCTTTATAGTAAGCTCACACCGAGTGGTGAATTAATTCGTGCCTTGATGGAAAGAAAAATTGGGTTTACCGCTCAATTTAAAATTGATCTTCTTGATGACCCTATTCTGGGGATGTTTGTTTGCCTTTTAAGACGTCAATTTGATTCAAATCCTGAAACTAAGAATAAGTATCCGCTCTTCTTGTTTAAAAGTTACTTCAACGTATTAGGCATCACTGAAAATGTTACAGAGAGAGATCTTGAGGACTTTGATCGAAATGTCACCTATTGGGGCATGATTGAAGCCTTCCGAAAGTTCATTCATAAACTTCATCTGACTAACGAGAATTCAGACATTAACTTGGAAACCATCCAAACAATTTCTGATCTTTATCTCCAGGATCCGGAAAGCATGATGAAGCAGCTTGAGAGCGGGGACAATGATCGCTTAAGTCTTGAACTTCGCTCGGGTGAAAATTCAAGCATGGTTCAGATCATGACCGCCCATGCTTCCAAAGGCCTGGAGTTTGATTCAGTCTACCTGGCCGGTATTTATACTAACGGTCGAGGCATGAACGAGGGATCTCTTTTTGGAGATCTTCCAGGAAGTTTTAATTGGTACCTGGATATTGTTTCTAGAGAAAAGCAAAAGTCTCCTCTCTACGTCTTTGAAAACGAACTCGCTAAATATAAAAATTTCTCGGAGTCTAAACGTCTCTTCTATGTGGCCTGTACTCGTGCCAAGAAAAAATTGGTCTGGGTTGATTTTGAAATGCATGAAGAAGCATTTTCAATCCCAAAAAATAGCTGGATCTTGGGTCTTCGTAATTGGACCCATCAGGGCATGACAAAAGAGGCAGTTACTGAAATTAAGCGAGAAGATTTTAATGCTCAGGACCTCTTAAACTCACAAAGCCTTCCTCAGCTTCCGCTTTTCTTTCATGATCCAGTGGGGATTTTTCCTAAGGGTGAAGGGGACTCGGAGCTACTCATTGCCGCTGAACTTAGTGTGACCAGACTGAACTCGCTCTTAGATTGTCCGCGGAAATTTTATCTTTCAAACATTCTAAAAGTTACTGAACCCGAAGAAACGTCAAAGGTATTTATCGAAGAAGAGGGTGATGAGCTGGCAACTGTTGTTCGTTCTTCATCTGAACGCGGCACTTATATTCATGCCCAAATTGCGGAAGGGATCGTTCGAAACTTTGTAGTACCTCGCCAAAGCTTTGGTACAGACATGCAAGGTCCGATTCAGTGGGCCCTGGATCTCTTGAAAGAAAAGAAGGATGAGTACGAACTTATCCCGGAAAAGCAGATTAAATTCAAATTCTTCAATTTTATGATTTCGGGGATTCCGGATTTAGTGCTAATGCCGAAAGGAAAGCAAAAAGCTCAGATTTGGGATTTCAAAACCGGAAGAATCACTCCGGAGAATTTGGGCCACTACTGGCTTCAACTTTCCACCTATGCTTATGCCTTGTATGAGCTGGGACAAATCGATCATAGCTCAGAAATAGAACTAATTTTATGTTTTGTAGATCAAAAGCAGACACTAACTGAAGTTGTGACCCTGGAAAAGTGTCGAAAAGATCTCTATCCCATCTGGCGCTCACAGAACGAACCATGGAAAGTGAATCTTGATCATTGCAGTCAGTGTTCCTACGGTAGCATTTGCCCTCGTTAA
- a CDS encoding AgmX/PglI C-terminal domain-containing protein — translation MQVEKNKQPKMFEVRATNPAHKTKGGVFGKGRFLLGRSESCDLIVNSEAVSAVHAVLEVFEDKAIIYDMNSTNGTYVNDAKVIVKEFRIGDTFRLADIEFTYQNYVVSEALPPVLDTLEPALGEASVKLPPELPSTPKALPKAAPAVSSHMPSIVYPLAADPKAEFSEYIFEDKDDLYPIFKYEASKQAVEVIILHNDQVFSVDYFPEGRNTYFITGVLSKKDEIEFPYLNKNEKFPFVDVRGGSATVHTLPGFGVFLLSDKKKDTGHVGASIELSGQDLVRLQKDHLQIFVRNVAAPPKIAHAPILKRDPEFRKYLALFMLLAGLFIVSLNVIEVPEDDKKDELAPERLATILYKQPLTVSKNVAVEKTETAPKQVQKAPDKVAVEKTATTEKKPDVKKPDVVTTKEQNKKPDPGKKTATEKKVVKQGTTPVTKPSNKKFDTPVAKSTTTTSSAKAPTAYSQLEVKTAGHVEVYKSADFSSSVSTLVAKGGSLSGVKTVGASGSGSNAGQIGAASGVVGGSGSVKTSSMTTNQGSLVGATTGVLGESKGAEGLSAKREIYTAGIPGETVVLGSMDPDVIRRILIEHLPQFRYCYQQEIERRGSEVFGVVKLNFVIGASGHVSKAGTDGSSGLPADVSKCVVNVLRGITFPEPMGGGTVEVKQPMNFQTKKM, via the coding sequence GTGCAAGTAGAGAAAAATAAACAGCCAAAGATGTTCGAAGTACGCGCCACCAACCCAGCTCATAAAACGAAAGGGGGAGTGTTCGGAAAAGGACGTTTCCTCTTAGGAAGAAGTGAAAGCTGTGACCTCATTGTAAACAGCGAGGCAGTTTCCGCGGTCCATGCTGTGCTTGAAGTGTTTGAAGACAAGGCCATCATTTATGATATGAATTCCACGAACGGAACCTATGTGAATGATGCGAAAGTCATCGTTAAAGAATTCAGGATTGGTGATACCTTCCGCCTGGCCGACATTGAATTCACTTATCAAAACTATGTAGTTTCAGAGGCGCTTCCTCCCGTGCTTGATACACTGGAACCAGCACTTGGTGAGGCATCGGTTAAACTTCCGCCTGAGCTACCTTCTACTCCGAAGGCCCTGCCGAAAGCGGCACCTGCAGTTTCATCACATATGCCTTCAATCGTTTATCCACTTGCCGCTGATCCAAAAGCGGAATTCAGTGAATATATTTTTGAAGATAAGGACGATCTTTATCCTATCTTCAAATACGAGGCCTCAAAACAAGCAGTCGAAGTCATCATCCTTCATAATGACCAGGTGTTCAGTGTTGATTACTTCCCAGAAGGTCGTAATACTTATTTCATCACTGGCGTCCTGTCTAAAAAAGACGAGATCGAATTTCCTTATCTTAATAAAAATGAAAAGTTTCCTTTCGTCGATGTTAGAGGCGGAAGTGCTACTGTTCATACACTACCTGGTTTTGGAGTTTTTCTACTTAGTGACAAAAAGAAAGACACTGGTCACGTAGGTGCGAGCATTGAACTTTCTGGTCAGGACCTGGTTCGCTTACAAAAAGATCACCTTCAAATTTTTGTGAGAAATGTGGCCGCTCCTCCTAAGATTGCACATGCTCCAATTCTTAAACGTGATCCAGAATTCAGAAAATATCTGGCTCTGTTTATGCTTCTGGCCGGTCTTTTCATCGTGTCTTTGAACGTGATTGAAGTTCCGGAAGATGATAAGAAAGATGAATTGGCGCCTGAAAGACTTGCGACCATCCTTTACAAGCAACCTCTAACGGTTTCTAAGAACGTTGCAGTTGAAAAAACCGAAACTGCTCCTAAGCAGGTGCAAAAGGCCCCTGATAAGGTCGCCGTTGAAAAGACAGCAACGACCGAGAAAAAACCTGATGTTAAGAAGCCGGATGTTGTAACTACTAAAGAGCAAAACAAAAAGCCTGATCCGGGCAAAAAAACCGCGACTGAAAAGAAAGTAGTAAAGCAGGGGACGACTCCGGTAACTAAGCCTTCAAATAAGAAGTTTGATACACCGGTTGCGAAATCAACCACGACTACTTCAAGTGCAAAAGCACCGACTGCTTATTCACAACTTGAAGTAAAAACTGCGGGCCACGTTGAAGTTTATAAATCAGCAGATTTCTCAAGTTCAGTTAGTACATTGGTGGCAAAGGGTGGATCGCTATCTGGAGTTAAAACAGTGGGCGCTTCAGGCTCAGGTTCTAATGCTGGACAAATCGGTGCAGCATCTGGAGTTGTTGGAGGAAGTGGTAGTGTTAAAACTTCCAGCATGACTACCAATCAAGGAAGTCTCGTTGGTGCTACAACAGGCGTTCTGGGTGAATCAAAAGGTGCTGAAGGTCTTTCTGCTAAACGTGAAATTTACACTGCAGGAATTCCTGGTGAAACTGTTGTTCTAGGTTCAATGGACCCGGACGTTATCAGAAGAATTCTGATCGAACACCTTCCGCAATTTCGTTATTGTTATCAGCAAGAGATTGAAAGAAGAGGTTCAGAGGTCTTTGGTGTTGTAAAACTTAACTTTGTCATCGGAGCTTCCGGCCACGTTTCAAAGGCCGGTACTGATGGAAGTTCAGGGTTACCAGCAGATGTTAGTAAGTGTGTTGTGAATGTCCTTCGAGGAATCACCTTCCCGGAACCAATGGGCGGCGGTACGGTAGAGGTAAAACAGCCAATGAACTTCCAGACCAAGAAGATGTAA